The Campylobacter concisus sequence TTGCCATCTTCATTTTTATAAAACTCGACTCTATAAATTTTGCCGTCTTTATCGATGCTGTAGCTTTTACTTAGACTATTTTTAGCCACCTCTTGCTCACTCTCATCTATACTTTTTGTGCCGTATCCTATGACATTTACGCGCACGTTTTTGAGTGCTTTTACTTTAAAGCTCTTTTTCACGCTAAATTTATCGCCACTTTTTAATGCAAGCTCGCTACCGTCGCTTATTAGTGAAATTTCATCAAGCGGCTTCGCAAATTCAAAATATTGTGGTTTTAATCTAGTAACAAAGCGGTTGCCGTATTGCACTTTGAAGCTACCATTTTCTTTTATGACGGCTATTAGCGGATTTGGTGAGCTGTAATTTAACTCGCCTTTTTTAAGTGGGACAAAATTTATTAAAGGCTTTAGATTTTTAAGGCTTATCGCGTATGAATTTTCAAGTTCAAGTCTGATCTCTTTTTCGATTGCCTTTTTTACGCTTTTAACATCAAGGTTAAATGGCCTAGTAAAGCTAATGCCAGCCTTTTTCATATATTCTTCAATAGCGATTAGATGGTAATAAGTCCTTTGCTCGGCATTTAAATTTTTACTAGCTTCGTTTGCAAAGGCTGATTTATTTTGAGTGATAGCATAGTAAGTTAGGCTTTTTAGCATCTCTTTATCACCCATTGCAGTGTGCGTATTTTTGATGTGATACTGGTGCTTTTGATCTATTAGATGCTTGTTTAGCACATCTTTTACGCTTGAAGCGATACTTTCAAGCTCTGGATATTTTGAGCCAGGAAGCGTGCTTTGGTCTATTATGCAAGTATTGCCCCATTTATCTGGATTTTCGTCTTTGTTTATAAATTTATCTCTGTAATATCCGCTTCCATCGTGCAAATTTAAGATGAGCGTAACGTTTTTGTCGGTTATGACGTCTTTTATCTTCATCACTGAGTTGTAATCAGGATCGTTTTTATCTACATGGGCAAATTTTCTATTCATATCGCCTTTTGTGCCACGACTTCGCTCGATTATGCTTGGGAAATTTAAATTTGGCACAACCCAAAGCGAACCTTTTGTGATGTTATAGTCAGTTGCCACGATAGAGGCTGCCAAAAAGCCACCCGGCTCATCGCCTTGAATGCCACCGATTAACAACATCGTGTTTTCACTTGGTTCACCTTTTTTGATGAGCGCATAGTCTAAAGTATTAGCTAAACTAGCAGTGGTAAAGGTTAGTAAAAAAAGTAAAAATTTACGCATTAATATCCTTCATAATGCTTTGTCTTTGGCAAAAGCAAATTTAAAACTATGCCAGTAACCGCACCAAGTCCGATACCTGAAAATTTAACCGCTCCAAGATCAAGTACCATGCCGCCGATAGCAAAGATAAAGATGAGGGCTACGATTATCATATTTCTAGGGTCTGCAAGATCGACTTTGTTTTTTATAAGTGTCTCCATGCCAACGCTTGCGATGATGCCAAAAAGTAGCAGCATGATACCGCCGATGACTGGAGCTGGAATGGTTGAAAGCACAGCTCCTAGCTTACCAACGAAGGCTAGCACGATAGCAGTGATCGCTGCAAAGGTCATGATCGCTGGATTATAAGCTTTTGTAAGGCTAACCGCACCTGTGACCTCTGAGTATGTAGTGTTTGGCGGACCACCAAAAAAAGCAGCAAGCGAAGTGGCAAGCCCATCTCCAAGGAGCGTATTTTTAAGGCCTGGATTTTTTAGGAAATCTTCTTTTGTGACATTTGAGATAGCAAGCATATCGCCTATATGCTCGATCGCTGGAGCGATGGCGATAGGTATCATATAAATGATCGCTTCAAACTCAAATTTTGGTGTAGTGAAATTTGGCATTCTAAACCAAGGTGCATTAAAGATAGGTGTAAAATCAACCATGCTAAAGCAGTAAGCTACGATGTATCCGGTGATAATACCAAGCAAAATAGGTATAAGCCTAAACATGCCGCGCCCAAGCATCATTACCAAAATAGTAGCCACTAACGAAATGCCAGCGACGATCATCGCCTCATTTTGTGTATAAATTTCAGTGGCTGATGTTGCCATTTTGACGGCATTTGGAGCAAGGATAAGGCCTATTGTCATGATGACCGGCCCAACGACAACTGGAGGCAAAATTTTATGCAAAATTTTCTCACCGCCAAAGCGAACTACAAGACTTAGTGCGACGTAGAAAAATCCAGCAAATATAACGCCGCCCATCGTCACTGGTATTCCCCATTTTTCTATGCCATACTGAAGCGGAGCGATGAAGGCAAACGAGCTTGCTAGAAAGATTGGTGGGACGTTTTTTCTAGTTATTAGCTGAAAAAGTAGCGTGCCAAGACCAGCCGTAAAGAGAGCTACATTTGCATCTAGTCCCGTAAGTATCGGCACTAATACCAGTGCACCAAAGGCGACAAATAAAAACTGAACGCCGATTAAGCTTTGCTTTGGATCAAATTTATAACCCTCATACCTTTGCATTTAACATCCTTTTTGCGTAATTTCTAACTTCTTTATCAGCTTCAAAAATTTCATCAATATTTGAAATTTTGATATTTCTAAAATTTTTAACAGAGCTTAAAACGAGCCTTGAGATATCCAAAAACGAGCATTTTTTCTCTAAAAAGCTAAATACTCCAATCTCATTTGCAGCATTTATCACTACACCTAGATCAGGGTTTGCTAGTACTTCATCTTTTAGCGAAAAAATGGGATATTTTTTAAGGCTAATTTTATGAAATTTTATATTTTTTAGATCAAGTAAATTTGCATGTGAAACGATATTTTCACTGATATTTTCAAACATAGCATGAGCGATAGCTAGCTTCATATCAGGTCGCGAGAGGTGCATCGTACTTGAGCCGTCTATAAATTCAACTACGGCATGTATCGCAGAAGTTGGTTCTATCACAGCCTCGATCTCCTTGATGCCATAAAGCCAATAAGCCTCCATTACTTCAAAAAGCTTATTTGCCATCGTCGCACTATCAATCGTGATCTTTGCGCCCATATCCCAGTTTGGGTGTTTTAGTGCGTCACTTGGCGTGGCATCTTTTAGAAATTTGATCGGCTTTTTATAAAATGCGCCGCCACTTGCTGTGATGATGAGTCTTTTTGGTGCAGTTTTATTTTCAAGTAGAAATTTAAGCCCAAAATGCTCGCTGTCAATGGGCAAAATTTCTCTAGTCTTTAGAAATTTGCCGCCAACAACAAGGCTCTCTTTGTTTGCAAGCGCAAGTCTTTTGCTAAGAGTTTGTGTCTTTAGACTAGGAGCAAGGCCAGCAAAGCCAACAAGGGCGTTTATCACCTTTTTTGAGCTTGAAATTTCTAGCATTTGTAGTAGTCCAGTCTCACCAAAAAAGATATTTTTAGCTTCTACGTTTTTTACATTTTTAGCTAGCTTTTCATCGCCTACGCAGACAAATTTTGGCTTAAAATTTAAGATTTGCTCATTTAGTAAATCTACATTTTTAGCACAGCTTAACGCCTCAACCTCTACGCCAAATTTTTCGCAAAGGTTAAGGGCGTTTTTGCCAATTGAACCAGTTGAGCCAAGTATTACCACGAGAGCGACCAAAGTAGGGCGACTACGCCAAATAAATAACCATCTATCCTATCAAGCATGCCTCCGTGTCCTGGGAAGAGCGAACCACTATCTTTGACGCCGCAAAGTCTTTTTAAGTAGCTCTCAAACAAATCTCCCCAAACTGCAAACACGCAGACTAAAAAGCTTGAGAATAAAATTTGGAAAAATCCTTCGGTTACAAAATTTCCAACAATGCAGCCAATCACAGTACCTATCGCTACACCGCCTGCTGCACCTTCAATTGTTTTGTTTGGTGAGCTTGGGCTAAATGGATGTTTGCCAAACATTTTGCCAACAAAAAATGCACCGCTATCGCTTGCAACTACGCTTAAAATAAGCCATACAAGATAGCCTACGCCATACTCTGAGTAAAGCATCCATATCATAAAGATCGGCGTGGTTGGATATACAAAAGGTGCGACTAGCTTTAAATTTTCACTTTTTATGTGAGCTAGGATCGAAGCAACTAGCATGATAGCAAGGATCGCTATAAATATTGGATTTGTAAAATATGTAAGCACGTAAAAAGCAAGTGCGGCAAAAACTAGCTGTTTGTGATCGATATTATAAAGCTTGAGCGACTCATTAAATGCAAAATAAAGCACAGCGCCGAGCAAGATAAAATTTAAAATATAATTATCAATAAAAAAAACTACTAAAATAGCAACAAACATCAAA is a genomic window containing:
- a CDS encoding phosphatidate cytidylyltransferase, which encodes MQSRIITGVLMFVAILVVFFIDNYILNFILLGAVLYFAFNESLKLYNIDHKQLVFAALAFYVLTYFTNPIFIAILAIMLVASILAHIKSENLKLVAPFVYPTTPIFMIWMLYSEYGVGYLVWLILSVVASDSGAFFVGKMFGKHPFSPSSPNKTIEGAAGGVAIGTVIGCIVGNFVTEGFFQILFSSFLVCVFAVWGDLFESYLKRLCGVKDSGSLFPGHGGMLDRIDGYLFGVVALLWSLSW
- a CDS encoding uracil-xanthine permease family protein → MQRYEGYKFDPKQSLIGVQFLFVAFGALVLVPILTGLDANVALFTAGLGTLLFQLITRKNVPPIFLASSFAFIAPLQYGIEKWGIPVTMGGVIFAGFFYVALSLVVRFGGEKILHKILPPVVVGPVIMTIGLILAPNAVKMATSATEIYTQNEAMIVAGISLVATILVMMLGRGMFRLIPILLGIITGYIVAYCFSMVDFTPIFNAPWFRMPNFTTPKFEFEAIIYMIPIAIAPAIEHIGDMLAISNVTKEDFLKNPGLKNTLLGDGLATSLAAFFGGPPNTTYSEVTGAVSLTKAYNPAIMTFAAITAIVLAFVGKLGAVLSTIPAPVIGGIMLLLFGIIASVGMETLIKNKVDLADPRNMIIVALIFIFAIGGMVLDLGAVKFSGIGLGAVTGIVLNLLLPKTKHYEGY
- the dxr gene encoding 1-deoxy-D-xylulose-5-phosphate reductoisomerase, whose translation is MVALVVILGSTGSIGKNALNLCEKFGVEVEALSCAKNVDLLNEQILNFKPKFVCVGDEKLAKNVKNVEAKNIFFGETGLLQMLEISSSKKVINALVGFAGLAPSLKTQTLSKRLALANKESLVVGGKFLKTREILPIDSEHFGLKFLLENKTAPKRLIITASGGAFYKKPIKFLKDATPSDALKHPNWDMGAKITIDSATMANKLFEVMEAYWLYGIKEIEAVIEPTSAIHAVVEFIDGSSTMHLSRPDMKLAIAHAMFENISENIVSHANLLDLKNIKFHKISLKKYPIFSLKDEVLANPDLGVVINAANEIGVFSFLEKKCSFLDISRLVLSSVKNFRNIKISNIDEIFEADKEVRNYAKRMLNAKV
- a CDS encoding M99 family carboxypeptidase catalytic domain-containing protein; this encodes MRKFLLFLLTFTTASLANTLDYALIKKGEPSENTMLLIGGIQGDEPGGFLAASIVATDYNITKGSLWVVPNLNFPSIIERSRGTKGDMNRKFAHVDKNDPDYNSVMKIKDVITDKNVTLILNLHDGSGYYRDKFINKDENPDKWGNTCIIDQSTLPGSKYPELESIASSVKDVLNKHLIDQKHQYHIKNTHTAMGDKEMLKSLTYYAITQNKSAFANEASKNLNAEQRTYYHLIAIEEYMKKAGISFTRPFNLDVKSVKKAIEKEIRLELENSYAISLKNLKPLINFVPLKKGELNYSSPNPLIAVIKENGSFKVQYGNRFVTRLKPQYFEFAKPLDEISLISDGSELALKSGDKFSVKKSFKVKALKNVRVNVIGYGTKSIDESEQEVAKNSLSKSYSIDKDGKIYRVEFYKNEDGKEKFAGMILAEFR